GAACGACCCCGTGGTCTGGTTCCCCACCGCGCTGGTCGTCGGCGTGCTCCTCGCGGTCTACGGCGCGGCGACGGCCGCCCCCGCGCGGACCGCCGCGCTCGCGGTGTCCGGCACGGTCCTGGTCGTGCTGGGGCTCGTGGGCATCTTCTCCGTCGGCCTGCCCGTCCTCGCCGCGGGTGTGCTCGTCCTGACCGCCGGCGCCCGGTCGCGCCGCCGGGTGCGCCCGTAGGGCACCGGCCCGGGCACCGGCCTGCCCAGGCCACCGGCGGTCCTCAGGCCATCGCGGGCCGGGGCCGGAGCACCGGCCTGCCGTCGACCATCTCGTGCACCTCGCCGCCGACCCGGCGCACCACCGCCGGGTCGTGGGTGACCACGAGCAGGGTGAGCCCGCGCTCCTCGCGCAGCTCGGAGAGCAGGTCGACCACGCTCGCCGCGACCGCGCGGTCCAGGGCGCTGGTCACCTCGTCGCACAGCAGCACGTCCGGGTCGGCGGCCAGGGCGCGGGCGATGGCGACCCGCTGGCGCTCGCCACCGGACAGGGCGGCGGGCAGCGAGTCGGCGTGCCGCTCGGTGAGGCCGACCCGGCGCAGCAGCCCGACCACCTCGCCGGTCACCGCCTCGTCGTCGGCGCACAGGCCGAACTGCTCCAGCGGCCGGGCGACGATGCGGCGCACGGTGTGCCGCGGGTTGAGCGAGTCGTAGGGGTTCTGCGGGACGAGCTGCACCCGGCGGAGCTGCTCGGCGTCGCGGCCGGCCACCAGCGGGGCCAGCGGCACGCCGTCGAGCAGGACGCCGCCCTCCGCGGGGGCCATGAGGCCCGCGACGACGCGCAGCAGGGTGGTCTTGCCGCAGCCGGAGGGCCCGACGAGGCAGGCGCTGCCGCCGGCCGGGGCCCGCAGCGACGCCCGGTCCAGCACGACCCCGACGCCGCGCCGGTGGACGGTGACCCCGGAGACCACGAGCAGGTCGGGCGCCCCCTCGGGCGGTTCCCGGCGCAGCGGGGCGTCCTCGGCGACCACGAGCTGCCTGGTGGCGGGGTGCGTCGGCGCGGTGAGCACCCGCGCGGCCGGCCCGGTCTCCACGACCCGGCCGCCGTCGACCACGGCGAGCCGGTCGGCGGCGGTCGCCAGCGCGGGCAGGTCGTGGGACACCAGCACGGCGGCGGCGCCGGAGACCCGGCACAGCTCGACGAACTCGGCGAGCAGCCGGTCGGCGTTGTCCGCGTCCAGGGCGCTGGTCGGCTCGTCCAGGACGACGACCGCCGGGCGGTGGGTGAGCGCGATGGCCAGCGCGAGGCGCTGGAGCTGACCGCCGGACATCTGGTGCGGACGGCGGTCCAGGAACGCGTCGTCGTCCGGCAGGTTCGCCCGGCGCAGCGCGGCCCTCGACAGGCCGTCGACCTCGGCCCGGGCCACGCCCCTGGCCCGCAGCACCTCGGCCAGCTGGGCGCGCACCCGCAGGTGCGACGGCAGGGCGGTGCGCGGGTCCTGGGCGACGTAGGCCGCGTGCCGGGCGCGCAGCAGGCGCAGCGCCCGGCCGGAGCGCGCCCCCAGGTCGTGCCCGGCGACCCGGGTGACGCCGCCGACGTGGACGAGGCCGGGGCGCAGGTGGCCGAGCAGGGCCAGGGCGATGGTGGTCTTGCCGCTGCCGGACGCGCCGACCAGGCCCAGCACCTCGCCCGGCCGCACGGCCAGGTCCACGCCGTCCACGACGACGCGGCCGGTGGCCGCCGCGGCGACGCGCAGGTCCACCACCTCGGCGGCGGACACCGGTCGGGGGTCGTCGGAGACGGGGCGCGCCACCCGCGCGCGGCGGGGTGGCCGGCGCGGTGAGCGGTCGACGGCCAGGCGGTCGGCCAAGGCGCTGGACAGGCTCAGCAGCACGACCAGCGCGATCACCGGAGCCAGCACGGCGAGCGGCTGCAACGCCAGGCCGCCCCGGTTCTCGAAGATCATCAACGCCCAGTCTGCGGTCGGCGGCTGCACCCCGAGGCCGAGGAAGCTCGCCGTGGCCACCGCGTACACCGCGGCGACGAACCGCACGCCGAGGTCGGCGGCCAGCACGGGACCGAGGTTGGGCAGCACCTCGCGCACGAGCACGGACCGGCCGGGCTCGCCGCGCGCCACCGCCACCTCGACGTAGTCGCGGACCAGCGCGCCGGCGGTCGCGGTGCGCACCACGCGGACGATGTCGGGCAGCAGGACGACGGTGATCGCCACCGCCGCGCCGCCCGTGCCGCGGCCGACGCCCGTGACGATCACGGTGAGCAGCACGATCGCGGGCAGGCCCATCAGCACGTCCGCGGTGCGCATGACGGTGTGGTCCACCCAGCCGCCCCGGTGCGCGGCGAGCATCCCGGCCGCCGTGGCGAGGGCGTAGGTGACCACCAGCACGGCCAGCGCCACGAGCACCAGCGTCCGGCCACCGTGCAGCAGCCTGCTCAGCACGTCCGCGCCCAGGTAGTCGGTGCCCAGCGGGTGCCCGGGCGCCGAGGGGGCGAACGGGAACGACACCGACTCGTCGGGCGCGTGCGGAGCCAGCAGCGGACCGAGCACGGCCACCAGCAGCACCAGGCCCAGGGGCACGACGAGGCCCCACGGCACCCGCGTGCCGCGCCGCGTCTGCGACGTCACCGGGTCACCCCCCGTTTCGGGTCGAGCAGGACGGCGAGCACGTCGCCGAGGAGGTTGAGCAGGACGGTCACCGCCGCCGCGACCAGCGCCACCGCCTGCACCACCGGGACGTCGCGCCCGGCCGAGGCGGTGACCAGGGCCGAGGCGAGCCCCGGGTAGCCGAACATCGTCTCGGCGATCAACGCGCCGCCGAGCAGGAACCCCGCGTAGCGGCAGAAGATCGGCAGGGCCGGCGGCAGCGCCGAGGGCAGCACGTAGCGCAGGACGACCCGGTGCTCGGGCACGCCGTTGAGCCGGGCGTTCTCCGCCGCGTCCCCCGCGGACACCTCCCGCACGCCCGCGCGCACCAGCCGCACGTTGTGGGCCAGGCACACGGCGAGCAGCGTGACCACCGGCAGCACCAGGATCTCCGGGGAGTCCAGCGGCTGCTGCCCCGGCGGCACGAACGACACCGCGGGCAGCACGCCCAGCTGCACGGCGAACACCACCACCAGCACCGTGCCGATGACGAACTCGGGCACCGACACCAGTCCCAGCGTCGCGCCCGACACGATCCGGTCGGCGGCGCGGCCGGCGCGCAGCGCGGACCACACGCCGAGGCCGATCGCCAGCGGCACCAGCAGCACCACGGCGAGCCCGCCGAGCAGGGCGGTGTTGCCCGCCCGCTCGGCGATCACGTCGGAGACCGGGCGGTGGCTGACGTAGGACACGCCGAAGTCGCCGCCCACCGCGCCCCACAGCCAGTCGAGGTAGCGCACCACCGCCGGGCGGTCGAGGCCCAGCTCGGTGCGCATCGCGACCACCGAGGCCGGGTCGGAGTCGGGGCCGAGCGCGGCGGTGGCGGCGTCGCCGGGGGCCAGCTCGGTCGCGGTGAACACGATCGCCGACACCGCCAGCAGCACCCCGACCCCGGCCACCAGCCGGAGGGCGACGAACCGGGGCAACCCCCCGGCCCGCCGCACCGCCACCTCCGCGGTCATGCCAGGAACGCGTCGCGGAAGCTGGGGAAACCGGGGTAGCCCAACGACTTCACGCCGTTGACCTTCGGGGTGCCCGCCGAGCAGATCGGCGCGCGGGCCCACACCAGGTCGCCGCCCTCCTCGCTGAGCAGCTCCTGGAGGTCGCCCATCGAGGTGCGCCGCTGCTCCTCGGTGACGGCGGTGCGCACCGAGGCGGCGAGCTGGTCGACCTTCTCCCCCGCCAGGCCGGTGAACGGCAGCAGCGCGTCGGAGCCGTAGAAGAACAGCACGTCCAGCGGCAGGGGCCGGGGCTTGCGGTTGGCCGACTGGAACTGCGCGCCGATGAACACCTTGTAGTCGGCGAGGAAGTCTGCGGCGGGCACCTTGTCCAGTTCGATGGTGATGCCGGCGGCCTTGGCGTGCTCGGCGAACGCGACGGCGCCCTCGGTGAGGCCGTACTCGTAGTCACTGGTGCGGATCTTGAGCTTCAGGTCCGACATGCCGGCGTCCTTGAGCAGCTTCTTGGCGCGCTCCGGGTCGTACTCGCGCTGCGGCAGGTCCTCCGCGTAGTACGGCAGGTGCTTGCCGAACAGGTCGTTGCCCAGCTCGCCGAAGCCGAGGGTGACGTTGTCGACCATCTTCTGCCGGTCGACCGCGTACCGCAGGGCCTGGGTGATCCGCGGGTCGGTGAAGGGCTCCTTGGTGCGCTTCATGGACGCGCCGAAGTTCGCCCACTCCCACTTGGGCGGCACGAACAGCTTCACGTCGGCGTTGTCGCGCTCCACGCGCGCCGAGGTCAGCGGGATGCTGGCGGCGTAGTCGAGCTGCCCGGCCTTGAGGGCGTTGAGCCGCGCCTCCGGGTCGGCGATGGACAGCAGCTCCAGCTCGTCGAGGTACGGGCCGCCCTCGGGGCGCCAGTAGTTCGGGTTGCGCTTGAGCAGGCCGCCCTTGCCCGGCTCCAGCCGGTCCACGGTGAACGGGCCGGAGCCGATGGCCTTGTCGAAGTCGGTCGTGTCCTTGGAGAACACGAACACGCCCTGGGTGAGGGCGAGGTCGAGGAAGCCGTGCGGGCGCAGCATCGGCAGCACGAGGGTGCGGTCGTCCTGGCGCTTGGCGTTGGCCAGGTCGATGTCCATCAGCAGCGGCGCGGTGTTGGACTGCTGGTCGACGTAGGTGCGCAGCGTGTGCAGCACGTCCTCGGACGTCATGGTGCGCCCGTCGTGGAACGTGATGCCCTCGCGGAGCCTGATGGTCCACTGGCTGCCGTCGGCGTTGGGCGCGATCTCCTCGGCGAGCACGAGGGTCGGCTTGCCGTCGGCGTCGATGTCGCACAGCACGTCGTAGACCACGCGCGTGCGGACGTAGTCGATCGGCGTGTTGGTGGACTTCAGGATGTTGGCGGTCTCGTTGCTGCCGCCGATGAACGCGGCCCGCATCCGACCGCCGCGCTTGGGCTCGACCGAGGGCGCCGTGCTCTGCGCCAGCGGTCCCGCGCCGGACCCGCCGCACGCCGCGAGGGCACCCGGCAGCGTCGCGGCGAGCGACACACCGGCGAACCCGCGCAACAAGGCTCGCCGGTTAAAACCACGACCGTCCGACATGGACATCGCACCTCCTGATCCAGAGCAGGGTCGCGCTCGGCGACCGTCGGCGGCACGCTAGTGGCCGGCGCGCGCGGGCGACTGCTCAGAAGTAGGCATCCGGGACGACCCGTGATGCGCAGTTCGGCACAGACAGGCGCGGGTGGCGGCTGCGATCGTGCGGGCATGACCGAGCGATTGAAGGACGTGCCGGAGGACTTCACCCGCGTGCTGTGCGTGGTGGCCCACCCGGACGACATCGAGTTCTCCGGCGCCGGGGCGGTGGCGGCGTGGACCGCGGCGGGCAAGGAGGTGACCTACGTCCTGGTGACCCGGGGCGAGGCGGGCATCGACGGCCTGGACCCGGCCGAGTCGGCGGAGGTGCGGGAGCGGGAGCAGCGCGCCAGCGCCGAACTGGTGGGCGTGAAGGAGGTGGAGTTCCTGGACGGGCACCGCGACGGCGTGGTCGAGGAGGGGGTGGCGCTGCGCCGCGACCTGGCCGCCGCGATCCGCCGCCACCGGCCGGAGCTGGTGGTGGGCTACAACCACCGGGACGAGACGTTCACGAACCGGTGGAACAGCGCCGACCACCGCGCCGTGGGCCGCGCCCTGCTCGACGCGGTGGCCGACGCGGGCAACCGCTGGATCTTCCCCGAGGCGGGCGAGCGCTGGGCGGGCGTGCGCCACGTGGCGATGCTCGCCTCGCCCCGGCCGACGCACGCGGTGGACGTGAGCGGGTCGGTCGACCTGGCCGTCGCGTCCCTGGAGGCGCACCGCGCCTACCTGGACGCACTGGGCGCCACCGACGTGCGGACCCCGTTGACGGGGCTGTTCGAGGCCAACGGTCAGCGCTACGACGGGCGTCCGGCGATCACGCTGGAGTTCGTCAGCGGCGGCTGACCCGGCCGGGCCGCGCGGCGGGCGACCGGGCCGGCGACCCGCGTGTCCGATCCCGGGTGTTCAATTCTGGGCATCACCGCACGCCGGCCGGGTGCCACCCTCTGCCCATGCCTGCGATCCCATACCTCAAGTACGAGAACGCCGCCGCCGCGCTGGACTGGCTCGGCACCACGTTCGGCTTCACCGAGGACAAGCGCTACGCGCACGAGGACGGCACCGTCTTCCACGCCGAGATGAGCACGCCGCTCGGCGATCCCGTCTACCTGGCGGGTCCGGGGGGCGAGTACCGCAACCCGCGCAACAGCGGCGCGGTCAACGCCATGGTCTCGGTCGACGTGGCGGACGCCGACGCGTTGCACGAGCGGGTGACCGGCGCGGGCGGCGAGGTCGCGTTCCCGCCCACCAACACCCCGCAGGGCATGCGGGTGTTCAAGGTGGTGGACGTGGAGGGCCACGAGTGGTTCTTCAACCAGCGGCTCGACGGGTCCGCCTGAGACGGGTCCGGAACGACGTGGGGCCCCCGACCGACCGGTCGGGGGCCCCACGTCGTTCGGGTGCGGTGGCGACGCGCATTCCAGACGGAATGGGATATTCCACCGTCCCGCGTCACCCGTTCGGAGCCTTCCATAGCCCATGAATTCGCAATACCTTCGGATGCGGATTGCGTTGACGACAACCCTTCGCGAATCCACACAATACGGGGGCCTGGGGGCTGAAAATATATCGATCACCTTCCGCACGTTCCGGCGGAATCGACTTGGCGCGACTTCGGGGAAATGGTCGCGAATCCGTCGATGGCACCGCGATGCACCCGCGACCCGGCCCAGCCCGTTGTTGACGAGCCCGCTCGGTGAGGTGGACAGATGTTCGGACTGGTCGTGGGGGGCCGCACCAGATGAACCGGAAAAGCTCGGCACGGTTTTCCGCCCGCATCCCGCAGTGGGGCCGCGCAACGGTCGAGAGAGGTAAGAGCCACCGGTATGCGCAGATCGGATTGGTTTCGACTGATCACCCTCGGCGCCTTGTGGGGCGCTTCGTTCATCTTCCTGCGGGTGCTCGCGCCCGTGCTCGGCGCGGCGACCACCGCCGGGGTGCGCGTCGGCCTGGGAGGGCTGGCTTTCCTGCCCTACTTCGCCGTCGTGCGGTTCCGGCCCCGCTGGCGGGCGCACTGGGTCGTCTACGCGGTCGTGGCGGTGTTCAACGTCGCCGCGCCCATGCTGCTGTTCTCCTACGCCGCCGTGCACATCCCGGCGTTCTACTCGGTCACCATCAACTCCAGCACGCCGCTGTTCGGCACGCTCCTGTCCGCGGCGTTCCTCGCGCAACGCCTCACGGCGCGCGGGATCGCGGGGCTCGTGCTGGGCATGGTCGGGGTCGCGCTGATCACCGGTGGGGGCGCGGCCGTCCAGGGCTCACCGGTGTTCTGGGCCTCCATCGCGGCCTGCCTCGCCGCGTCGGCGCTCTACGCGCTGTCGGGCGTCTACGTGAAGCGGTTCGCGCCGCACGTCGACCCGATCGGCACCGCCGGGTGCTCGCAACTGCTGGCCGGGCTGATCCTGCTGCCGTTCTGGGTGGTGGACGTCCCGCACGTCGAGCCGACCGCCCGCATCGTGCTCAGCATGGCCGCGCTGGCCGTGCTGTGCACGACGGTCGGGTTCCTGCTCTACTTCCGGTTGGTGCGGGACGTCGGCCCGGCGCGGGCGATGATGGTCGCGCTGCTGACGCCGCTGTTCGGCGTGGTCTGGGGCGGGTTGTTCCTCGGCGAGGCGCCGACCACCTCCGCCGCCGCGGGGTGCCTGCTGGTGATCGTGTCGGCGGGCCTGGTCCTGGTCCGGACCGGGACACCGGTGCCGGTCGGGGTCCCCGGGCGGCGCTGACGGACTCGTCGGAAGGTCCGCCGAGGGGGTCGCGGTGAACGCGCGGCGGGGCGACCTGACCGCGCGGGTGGGCCCCGACGACCACCGGGCGCTGATGGGTTCCTTCCCCACCGGCGTCGCCGTGGTGACGGCGGTGGGCGCGGACGGCGCACCGCGGGGCATGACGTGCACCTCGCTGGCCAGCGTGACGTTGGACCCGCCGACCCTGCTGGTGTGCCTCGACACCGCGCGCCGCACCACGGCCGCGGTGCGGCGGGGCAGGTTCGGGGTGAACCTGCTGCACGCGCCGGGCCGCCGGGCCGCCGAGGTGTTCTCCTCGCCCGTGCCCGACCGGTTCGGCGCGGTGGCCTGGCGGAGCGCGGCCGTGACCGGGATGCCCTGGCTGTTCGAGGACTCGCTCGCGTTCGCGGGGTGCGTCGTGCGCGAGAGCACCGTGGTCGGCGACCACGTCGTGGTGCTGGGCGAGGTGTCGGAGATCAACTGGAGCGGCGGGACGCCGCTGATGTACGGCAGGCGGGAGTTCTCCACCTGGGCCCCGTGACGGCCCGGCCGAGTGCTCCCACGCGGAACAACGGAGGTCTTTGCGTGTCCGATCGGATCGGGAAAATCCTCATCGTGGGTGGCGGGACCGCGGGCTGGATGGCGGGCTCCTACCTCGGCAAGGCGTTGAGCGGCACCGCCGAGGTCACCGTGCTGCAAGCGCCGGACATCCCGACGCTGGGAGTCGGCGAGGCCACCATCCCCAACCTCCAGACCGCGTTCTTCGACTTCCTCGGCATCCCCGAGGACGAGTGGATGCGGGAGTGCAACGCCAGCTACAAGGCGGCCATCAAGTTCGTCAACTGGCGCACCCCCGGACCGAGCAGCCCGCACGCGCGCCCGCTGGACGACGGCAGCGGCCGCGGTGACCACTTCTACCACTCCTTCGGCCTGCTCAAGTTCCACGAGCGGATTCCCCTGTCCCACTACTGGTTCCACCGCCGCCGGCACGGCGCGACCGACGAGCCGTTCGACTACGCCTGCTACAAGGAGCCCGCGCTGCTCGACGCGGGCAAGTCGCCGCGCAGGCTCGACGGCACGCCGGTCACCAACTACGCCTGGCACTTCGACGCCCGGCTGGTCGCGGACTACCTGCGCCGCTTCGCCACGGGGAAGCTCGGCGTGCGGCACGTCGAGGACCGCGTCGAACGCGTCACGCGAGACGCCAACGGCCTGATCGAGTCGGTCACCACGGCGACCGGGCGCACGTTCACCGCGGACCTGTTC
This region of Saccharothrix longispora genomic DNA includes:
- a CDS encoding ABC transporter ATP-binding protein/permease, which codes for MTSQTRRGTRVPWGLVVPLGLVLLVAVLGPLLAPHAPDESVSFPFAPSAPGHPLGTDYLGADVLSRLLHGGRTLVLVALAVLVVTYALATAAGMLAAHRGGWVDHTVMRTADVLMGLPAIVLLTVIVTGVGRGTGGAAVAITVVLLPDIVRVVRTATAGALVRDYVEVAVARGEPGRSVLVREVLPNLGPVLAADLGVRFVAAVYAVATASFLGLGVQPPTADWALMIFENRGGLALQPLAVLAPVIALVVLLSLSSALADRLAVDRSPRRPPRRARVARPVSDDPRPVSAAEVVDLRVAAAATGRVVVDGVDLAVRPGEVLGLVGASGSGKTTIALALLGHLRPGLVHVGGVTRVAGHDLGARSGRALRLLRARHAAYVAQDPRTALPSHLRVRAQLAEVLRARGVARAEVDGLSRAALRRANLPDDDAFLDRRPHQMSGGQLQRLALAIALTHRPAVVVLDEPTSALDADNADRLLAEFVELCRVSGAAAVLVSHDLPALATAADRLAVVDGGRVVETGPAARVLTAPTHPATRQLVVAEDAPLRREPPEGAPDLLVVSGVTVHRRGVGVVLDRASLRAPAGGSACLVGPSGCGKTTLLRVVAGLMAPAEGGVLLDGVPLAPLVAGRDAEQLRRVQLVPQNPYDSLNPRHTVRRIVARPLEQFGLCADDEAVTGEVVGLLRRVGLTERHADSLPAALSGGERQRVAIARALAADPDVLLCDEVTSALDRAVAASVVDLLSELREERGLTLLVVTHDPAVVRRVGGEVHEMVDGRPVLRPRPAMA
- a CDS encoding ABC transporter permease, translating into MTAEVAVRRAGGLPRFVALRLVAGVGVLLAVSAIVFTATELAPGDAATAALGPDSDPASVVAMRTELGLDRPAVVRYLDWLWGAVGGDFGVSYVSHRPVSDVIAERAGNTALLGGLAVVLLVPLAIGLGVWSALRAGRAADRIVSGATLGLVSVPEFVIGTVLVVVFAVQLGVLPAVSFVPPGQQPLDSPEILVLPVVTLLAVCLAHNVRLVRAGVREVSAGDAAENARLNGVPEHRVVLRYVLPSALPPALPIFCRYAGFLLGGALIAETMFGYPGLASALVTASAGRDVPVVQAVALVAAAVTVLLNLLGDVLAVLLDPKRGVTR
- a CDS encoding ABC transporter substrate-binding protein; the protein is MRGFAGVSLAATLPGALAACGGSGAGPLAQSTAPSVEPKRGGRMRAAFIGGSNETANILKSTNTPIDYVRTRVVYDVLCDIDADGKPTLVLAEEIAPNADGSQWTIRLREGITFHDGRTMTSEDVLHTLRTYVDQQSNTAPLLMDIDLANAKRQDDRTLVLPMLRPHGFLDLALTQGVFVFSKDTTDFDKAIGSGPFTVDRLEPGKGGLLKRNPNYWRPEGGPYLDELELLSIADPEARLNALKAGQLDYAASIPLTSARVERDNADVKLFVPPKWEWANFGASMKRTKEPFTDPRITQALRYAVDRQKMVDNVTLGFGELGNDLFGKHLPYYAEDLPQREYDPERAKKLLKDAGMSDLKLKIRTSDYEYGLTEGAVAFAEHAKAAGITIELDKVPAADFLADYKVFIGAQFQSANRKPRPLPLDVLFFYGSDALLPFTGLAGEKVDQLAASVRTAVTEEQRRTSMGDLQELLSEEGGDLVWARAPICSAGTPKVNGVKSLGYPGFPSFRDAFLA
- a CDS encoding PIG-L deacetylase family protein, which encodes MTERLKDVPEDFTRVLCVVAHPDDIEFSGAGAVAAWTAAGKEVTYVLVTRGEAGIDGLDPAESAEVREREQRASAELVGVKEVEFLDGHRDGVVEEGVALRRDLAAAIRRHRPELVVGYNHRDETFTNRWNSADHRAVGRALLDAVADAGNRWIFPEAGERWAGVRHVAMLASPRPTHAVDVSGSVDLAVASLEAHRAYLDALGATDVRTPLTGLFEANGQRYDGRPAITLEFVSGG
- a CDS encoding VOC family protein; the protein is MPAIPYLKYENAAAALDWLGTTFGFTEDKRYAHEDGTVFHAEMSTPLGDPVYLAGPGGEYRNPRNSGAVNAMVSVDVADADALHERVTGAGGEVAFPPTNTPQGMRVFKVVDVEGHEWFFNQRLDGSA
- a CDS encoding DMT family transporter, yielding MRRSDWFRLITLGALWGASFIFLRVLAPVLGAATTAGVRVGLGGLAFLPYFAVVRFRPRWRAHWVVYAVVAVFNVAAPMLLFSYAAVHIPAFYSVTINSSTPLFGTLLSAAFLAQRLTARGIAGLVLGMVGVALITGGGAAVQGSPVFWASIAACLAASALYALSGVYVKRFAPHVDPIGTAGCSQLLAGLILLPFWVVDVPHVEPTARIVLSMAALAVLCTTVGFLLYFRLVRDVGPARAMMVALLTPLFGVVWGGLFLGEAPTTSAAAGCLLVIVSAGLVLVRTGTPVPVGVPGRR
- a CDS encoding flavin reductase family protein, whose protein sequence is MNARRGDLTARVGPDDHRALMGSFPTGVAVVTAVGADGAPRGMTCTSLASVTLDPPTLLVCLDTARRTTAAVRRGRFGVNLLHAPGRRAAEVFSSPVPDRFGAVAWRSAAVTGMPWLFEDSLAFAGCVVRESTVVGDHVVVLGEVSEINWSGGTPLMYGRREFSTWAP